The Williamsia sp. DF01-3 genome has a window encoding:
- a CDS encoding nicotinate phosphoribosyltransferase, whose protein sequence is MTASNTALLTDHYELTMVAAALADQSAHRTCTFEVFARRLPDGRRYGVVAGTGRLIDQLTNFTFGPEQLAVVEKFLDDETLSWLADYRFSGDIDGYAEGELYFPGSPILTVRGTFAEAVMLETLALSVLNHDSAIASAAARMVTAAGSRPIIEMGSRRTHEEAAVAASRAAYLAGLSATSNLEAAHRHGVPSAGTSAHSFTLVHTTADGPDEKTAFAAQIAKLGVGTTLLVDTYDITQGVANAIEVAGPQLGGVRIDSGDLGVLARKVRKQLDDLGASGTRIVVSGDLDEYAIASLRAEPVDVYGVGTSLVTGSGAPTAGMVYKLVEVDGLPVAKRASHKESRGGAKSAVRTAKQSGTIVEEVIYPSGGSEPTLDLPARPLQIPLVRGGKPVEGLPSLTQSRDHLAAGLVSLPWEGLGLSHGDPAIPTRFIAP, encoded by the coding sequence GTGACCGCTTCGAACACAGCGCTGCTGACCGATCATTATGAGCTCACCATGGTCGCCGCAGCGCTCGCCGACCAGAGCGCCCATCGGACGTGCACCTTCGAGGTTTTCGCGCGGCGGCTGCCAGATGGGCGTCGATACGGCGTCGTCGCAGGTACCGGCCGTCTGATCGATCAGCTCACCAACTTCACCTTCGGACCCGAACAGCTCGCCGTGGTGGAGAAGTTCCTCGACGACGAGACGCTCTCGTGGCTCGCCGACTATCGGTTCTCCGGCGACATCGACGGATACGCCGAGGGCGAGCTCTACTTCCCCGGCTCGCCCATCCTCACCGTCCGCGGCACGTTCGCCGAAGCCGTCATGCTCGAGACATTGGCGTTGTCCGTGCTCAATCACGACAGCGCCATCGCGTCGGCCGCCGCCCGGATGGTCACCGCGGCCGGGTCACGGCCCATCATCGAGATGGGGTCACGACGTACCCACGAGGAGGCGGCCGTCGCCGCATCGCGAGCCGCGTACCTGGCCGGTCTCTCCGCCACGTCGAACCTCGAGGCCGCCCACCGCCACGGTGTACCGAGCGCCGGCACCAGCGCCCACTCGTTCACCCTGGTGCACACCACCGCGGACGGACCCGACGAGAAGACCGCCTTTGCGGCCCAGATCGCCAAACTCGGTGTCGGCACCACCTTGCTGGTGGACACGTACGACATCACGCAGGGCGTCGCCAACGCGATCGAGGTCGCCGGGCCCCAGCTCGGTGGCGTCCGTATCGATTCCGGTGACCTCGGTGTGCTCGCCCGGAAGGTCCGCAAGCAACTCGACGACCTCGGTGCCAGCGGCACACGCATCGTGGTGTCGGGAGACCTCGACGAATACGCGATCGCTTCGCTACGCGCCGAACCGGTCGACGTCTACGGGGTGGGCACGTCGCTGGTCACCGGATCCGGTGCGCCGACAGCAGGTATGGTCTACAAGCTCGTGGAGGTCGACGGACTCCCGGTCGCAAAACGCGCCAGTCACAAGGAATCTCGTGGCGGCGCCAAGTCCGCTGTCCGTACCGCCAAACAGTCCGGCACCATCGTCGAGGAGGTCATCTACCCGAGCGGTGGCTCTGAACCGACTCTCGACCTGCCCGCCCGCCCCCTTCAGATCCCACTCGTCAGGGGCGGTAAACCGGTGGAAGGCCTACCGTCACTGACCCAATCGCGTGACCACCTCGCCGCAGGCCTGGTCTCGCTTCCGTGGGAAGGTTTGGGACTCTCGCATGGGGATCCCGCCATCCCGACCCGATTCATCGCACCGTGA
- the clpS gene encoding ATP-dependent Clp protease adapter ClpS, whose product MTAPHHFGPVSAAGDGQHEATPSSTAVAERDQAVDRPWVTIVWDDPVNLMRYVTYVFQKLFGYSETRAAELMMQVHTEGKAVVSTGDRDKVELDVQKLHAAGLWATMQRDS is encoded by the coding sequence ATGACCGCACCGCACCACTTCGGCCCTGTGTCGGCAGCGGGCGACGGTCAGCACGAGGCTACCCCGTCGAGTACCGCCGTCGCCGAACGTGACCAGGCAGTTGATCGGCCTTGGGTGACCATCGTGTGGGACGACCCGGTGAACCTGATGCGATACGTCACGTACGTGTTCCAGAAGCTGTTCGGATACAGCGAGACACGGGCGGCGGAACTGATGATGCAGGTGCACACCGAGGGCAAGGCGGTTGTGTCCACCGGTGACCGCGACAAGGTCGAGTTGGATGTCCAGAAGCTCCACGCGGCAGGTCTGTGGGCCACGATGCAGCGGGACAGCTGA
- a CDS encoding DUF2017 domain-containing protein: MRNWKRRGSGERLRITTELDSHESDLIASLVTSMTELLDERQSTAPSDELADLTGIEAGHSEPPSDVTLGRLFPDFHRPDQDESTAVDAVTGDLNGALRSLHEPHIISAKKQAAQAVLDSLPDGGGPVSLTQAEADQWLAAINDVRLALGAMIGISESTPDQLPEGDPMSAHLDVYHWLTVVQELLVVALIGK, encoded by the coding sequence GTGCGCAATTGGAAACGGCGTGGTTCCGGCGAACGGCTCCGGATCACCACCGAATTGGACTCACACGAATCCGACTTGATCGCATCTTTGGTCACGTCGATGACCGAGTTGCTCGACGAACGGCAGTCCACGGCACCGTCCGACGAACTCGCTGATCTCACCGGGATCGAGGCAGGGCACTCCGAACCGCCGTCAGACGTGACGCTGGGACGCCTGTTCCCAGACTTCCATCGACCCGACCAAGACGAATCGACGGCGGTGGACGCGGTCACCGGCGATCTGAACGGCGCCCTGCGCAGTCTGCACGAACCGCACATCATCTCGGCCAAAAAGCAAGCGGCACAAGCAGTTCTGGACTCGCTGCCCGACGGCGGCGGACCGGTCTCGCTCACTCAGGCCGAGGCGGACCAGTGGCTCGCGGCGATCAACGACGTGCGACTCGCCCTCGGCGCGATGATCGGGATCAGCGAGTCGACTCCCGATCAGTTGCCTGAGGGTGATCCGATGTCCGCTCACCTCGACGTCTATCACTGGCTGACGGTTGTCCAGGAACTTCTTGTCGTCGCCCTGATCGGGAAATGA
- a CDS encoding M67 family metallopeptidase, translated as MLNISRSLVDQMVAHARADHPDEACGVIAGPEGSDRPERFIAMTNAERSPTFYRFDSGEQLKVWREMDRADEEPVVIYHSHTATEAYPSRTDISFASEPNAHYVLISTRDADNEEIRSYRIVDGTVTEEQITIDDH; from the coding sequence GTGCTCAACATCAGTCGATCGCTGGTGGACCAGATGGTGGCGCACGCCCGCGCCGACCATCCCGACGAGGCATGCGGAGTGATCGCCGGACCGGAGGGTTCGGACCGGCCCGAGCGGTTCATCGCGATGACAAACGCCGAGCGCAGCCCGACGTTCTACCGCTTCGACTCCGGGGAGCAGCTGAAGGTGTGGCGCGAGATGGATCGGGCCGACGAGGAGCCCGTGGTGATCTACCACTCGCACACCGCGACCGAGGCCTACCCGAGCCGAACCGACATCTCGTTCGCATCCGAACCGAACGCCCACTACGTGCTGATCTCCACTCGCGACGCCGACAACGAGGAGATCCGCAGTTACCGGATCGTTGACGGCACGGTCACCGAAGAACAGATCACGATCGACGACCACTAG
- a CDS encoding MoaD/ThiS family protein, producing MAVTVSIPTILRTYTDGNKRVESNGATLGELIDNLDASHEGLKDRLIASGKLHRFVNVYVNDEDVRFSGGLDTSVADGDEVTILPAVAGG from the coding sequence ATGGCAGTAACCGTTTCCATCCCGACAATCCTGCGTACGTACACCGACGGCAACAAGCGGGTCGAGTCCAATGGGGCGACGCTCGGTGAGTTGATAGACAACCTCGACGCCAGCCACGAGGGGCTCAAGGACCGGCTGATCGCGTCCGGCAAACTCCACCGCTTCGTCAACGTGTATGTCAACGACGAGGACGTGCGATTCTCCGGCGGTCTGGACACCTCCGTAGCGGACGGCGATGAGGTCACCATCCTGCCCGCGGTCGCCGGCGGCTGA
- a CDS encoding PLP-dependent cysteine synthase family protein, whose amino-acid sequence MTRYESLIDSVGGTPLIGLQRLSPRWHADDSGPAIRLWAKLEDRNPTGSIKDRPALRMIEQAETDGALKPGDTILEPTSGNTGISLAMAAKLKGYKLICVMPENTSIERRQLLTMFGAEIISSPAAGGSNKAVAMAKELAVHNPDWVMLYQYGNPANALAHYEGTGPEIVADLPEITHFVAGLGTTGTLMGVGRYLREARPEVQIVAAEPRYGDEVYGLRNIDEGFVPELYDETILSMRYSVDSHNAVRRVRELIETEGIFAGISTGAILHAALGVARKADKAGERADIAFVVCDAGWKYLSTGVYEGSLDEAGEGLEGHLWA is encoded by the coding sequence ATGACCCGTTACGAATCGCTGATCGACTCTGTCGGTGGCACCCCGCTCATCGGGCTGCAACGGCTGTCGCCGCGTTGGCACGCCGATGACAGCGGGCCGGCGATCCGGCTGTGGGCCAAGCTGGAGGACCGCAACCCGACCGGGTCGATCAAGGATCGACCGGCGCTGCGCATGATCGAGCAGGCCGAGACCGACGGCGCCCTCAAGCCGGGGGACACCATCCTGGAACCGACCAGCGGCAACACCGGCATCTCGCTCGCGATGGCCGCAAAACTCAAGGGCTACAAGCTCATCTGCGTGATGCCCGAGAACACGTCGATCGAACGACGTCAGCTGCTGACCATGTTCGGGGCGGAGATCATCTCCTCACCCGCGGCCGGCGGGTCGAACAAGGCCGTGGCGATGGCGAAGGAACTCGCGGTGCACAACCCCGATTGGGTGATGCTCTACCAATACGGCAATCCTGCAAATGCGCTCGCGCATTACGAGGGCACCGGTCCCGAGATCGTCGCCGACTTGCCGGAAATCACCCATTTTGTTGCCGGACTCGGCACCACCGGCACCCTGATGGGTGTCGGACGGTACCTGCGCGAGGCCCGTCCGGAAGTCCAGATCGTGGCTGCCGAACCGCGTTACGGCGACGAGGTCTACGGACTTCGCAACATCGATGAGGGTTTTGTGCCCGAGTTGTACGACGAGACGATCTTGTCGATGCGGTACTCGGTCGACAGCCACAACGCCGTTCGCCGCGTCCGGGAGCTGATCGAGACCGAAGGAATCTTTGCCGGCATCTCGACCGGGGCCATTCTGCACGCTGCCCTCGGCGTTGCGCGCAAGGCCGACAAGGCCGGTGAACGCGCAGACATCGCCTTCGTCGTGTGTGATGCCGGGTGGAAGTATCTGTCGACGGGGGTGTACGAAGGTAGCCTCGACGAAGCAGGTGAAGGGCTCGAAGGCCATCTCTGGGCCTGA
- a CDS encoding rhomboid family intramembrane serine protease encodes MTGSLGPYGGAGGGLTPAGSAEAKRTSWPLWLRSAVVIVALTALLYVVEAIDAVSDHDLDSAGIESRETDGLSGIVFSPFLHDGWEHLLANTIPGMVLGFLVLMAKRFIVTTLIVWVVSGLGVWLFSPSYVVTVGASGIIFGWLTYILVRGLFNRDIWQILLGVVVFFVYGGVLWGVVPTDGRVSWQGHLFGAIGGVLAAWYLSGKDRKRDHATAPTPYGTNGLGANGFGNNRGTAL; translated from the coding sequence ATGACCGGATCACTCGGCCCATATGGCGGTGCCGGTGGCGGACTCACGCCGGCCGGGTCCGCCGAGGCCAAGCGAACCTCCTGGCCGTTGTGGCTGCGGTCCGCGGTTGTCATCGTCGCGTTGACCGCCCTGCTGTACGTCGTCGAGGCGATCGACGCGGTGAGCGATCATGACCTGGACAGCGCGGGTATCGAGTCGCGTGAGACGGACGGTCTCTCGGGCATCGTGTTCTCGCCGTTCCTGCACGATGGGTGGGAACACCTGCTGGCCAACACGATTCCCGGGATGGTGCTCGGCTTCCTGGTTCTGATGGCCAAGCGGTTCATCGTCACCACACTCATCGTGTGGGTTGTGTCCGGTCTCGGCGTCTGGCTCTTCTCGCCGTCGTATGTGGTCACGGTCGGTGCCTCGGGCATCATCTTCGGCTGGCTCACCTACATACTGGTTCGCGGATTGTTCAACCGCGACATCTGGCAGATCTTGCTGGGCGTGGTGGTGTTCTTCGTCTACGGCGGTGTGCTGTGGGGTGTGGTCCCCACCGACGGCCGCGTCTCCTGGCAGGGCCACCTCTTCGGGGCGATCGGCGGAGTGCTGGCCGCGTGGTATCTCTCCGGCAAGGACCGTAAACGCGATCACGCCACCGCGCCGACTCCCTACGGCACCAACGGCCTGGGCGCCAACGGGTTCGGGAACAATCGGGGCACAGCCCTGTGA
- the murI gene encoding glutamate racemase, translating to MSTDVDAPIGIFDSGVGGLTVARAVIDQLPSENIIYIGDTANGPYGPLTIPQIRAHALAIGDELVDRGVKALVIACNTASAACLRDARERYPVPVIEVVLPAVRRAVAATRSGRIGVIGTEATIASRAYEDSFAAAQNAVITSVPCPRFVDFVERGITSGRQVLGLAQGYLEPLAQAGVDTVVLGCTHYPMLSGVIQLAVGDEVTLVSSAEETAKDVLRVLTSTDLLRPPSDVPADRVFQATGDPEMFARLATRFLGPAIGAVQHA from the coding sequence GTGAGCACGGATGTGGACGCGCCGATCGGCATCTTCGATTCGGGGGTGGGCGGTCTGACCGTGGCGCGTGCGGTGATCGACCAGCTGCCGTCCGAGAACATCATCTACATCGGCGACACCGCCAACGGGCCCTACGGGCCGTTGACCATTCCCCAGATCCGAGCGCATGCACTCGCCATCGGTGACGAGTTGGTCGATCGCGGTGTCAAGGCTCTTGTCATCGCCTGCAACACCGCATCGGCCGCCTGCCTGCGTGATGCTCGCGAGCGTTACCCCGTGCCCGTCATCGAGGTTGTGCTGCCCGCCGTTCGCCGTGCGGTGGCGGCAACGCGATCGGGCCGCATCGGTGTCATCGGTACCGAGGCCACCATCGCCTCTCGTGCCTATGAGGACTCCTTCGCCGCTGCCCAGAACGCGGTGATCACCTCGGTGCCCTGCCCACGGTTCGTCGATTTCGTCGAACGGGGGATCACCAGCGGCCGGCAGGTTCTCGGCCTCGCCCAGGGATACCTTGAACCGCTGGCACAGGCGGGCGTCGACACGGTGGTGCTCGGCTGCACGCACTATCCGATGCTGTCGGGTGTCATTCAGCTGGCCGTGGGTGACGAGGTCACCTTGGTCTCGAGCGCGGAAGAAACCGCCAAAGATGTGTTGCGGGTGCTGACATCCACCGACCTCTTGCGGCCGCCCTCCGACGTGCCCGCCGACCGCGTTTTTCAGGCCACCGGTGATCCCGAGATGTTCGCCCGGCTGGCCACACGTTTCCTCGGCCCGGCCATCGGCGCAGTTCAACACGCCTGA
- a CDS encoding cyclic nucleotide-degrading phosphodiesterase: protein MRLTVLGCSGSLAGPDSPASGYLLTVPGGQPVVMDFGPGVLGSLQQHADPNEVAVMLSHLHADHCLDLPGLLVWRRYNPIPAIGRGTLIGPPGTAARIGAASSEYPGKIDDISDTFDVSTWTDQEEIELGGMKILARKVNHPPSTFGLRITGPGGEVLAYSGDTGVCDELIELARGADVFLCEASWTHDPENRPPNLHLSGREAGEAAAKAGVKSLALTHLPPWTWPDDMLAEAREVYDGPIRVVRRDEQIDIG, encoded by the coding sequence ATGCGTTTGACCGTGCTGGGTTGTTCGGGCAGTTTGGCGGGCCCGGATTCGCCGGCGTCCGGATATTTGCTGACGGTTCCTGGTGGCCAACCGGTGGTGATGGACTTCGGCCCCGGCGTCCTGGGTTCCTTGCAGCAGCATGCCGACCCCAACGAGGTCGCGGTGATGCTGAGCCATCTGCACGCCGACCATTGCCTTGATCTGCCCGGTCTGCTGGTGTGGCGCCGCTACAACCCGATTCCCGCCATCGGCAGGGGAACACTCATCGGGCCTCCCGGAACAGCGGCCCGAATCGGCGCTGCATCATCGGAGTACCCGGGGAAGATCGACGACATCAGCGACACGTTCGACGTGTCCACGTGGACCGACCAAGAGGAGATCGAACTGGGCGGGATGAAGATCTTGGCCCGGAAGGTGAACCATCCACCTTCGACGTTCGGACTTCGGATCACCGGCCCAGGGGGCGAGGTGCTGGCCTACAGCGGCGACACCGGCGTGTGCGATGAGCTCATCGAACTGGCCCGGGGCGCCGATGTGTTCCTCTGTGAGGCGTCGTGGACCCACGATCCGGAGAACAGGCCGCCGAACCTGCATTTGTCCGGCAGGGAGGCAGGCGAGGCCGCGGCCAAGGCCGGCGTCAAGAGCCTTGCCCTGACCCATCTTCCGCCGTGGACCTGGCCCGACGACATGCTTGCCGAGGCCCGCGAGGTGTACGACGGCCCGATCCGCGTTGTGCGTCGTGACGAGCAGATCGATATCGGCTGA
- the rph gene encoding ribonuclease PH has translation MSRRADGRVDDELRKVTITRGFTNHPAGSVLVEFGQTRVMCTASVTEGVPRWRRGSGLGWLTAEYAMLPAATHDRSDRESVKGKVGGRTQEISRLIGRSLRACIDLAALGENTIALDCDVLQADGGTRTAAITGAYVALCDAVTYLNAAGKLADPQPISCAIAAVSVGVVDGRVRIDLPYEEDSRAEVDMNVVATDTGTLVEIQGTGEGATFPRSTLDRLLDMAMLGTEKIFEVQREALALPYPGTLPEPEVSGKRKAFGS, from the coding sequence GTGAGTAGACGCGCTGATGGCCGAGTAGACGACGAACTGCGGAAGGTCACCATCACCCGCGGATTCACCAACCACCCCGCCGGATCTGTGTTGGTGGAATTCGGACAGACCCGGGTGATGTGTACGGCCAGCGTCACCGAGGGCGTTCCGCGGTGGCGGCGTGGCTCGGGACTGGGCTGGCTGACCGCGGAGTACGCGATGTTGCCCGCTGCCACCCACGATCGGTCCGACCGCGAGTCGGTCAAGGGCAAGGTCGGCGGACGCACCCAGGAGATCAGTCGCCTGATCGGCCGGTCGCTGCGTGCATGTATCGACCTGGCGGCGTTGGGGGAGAACACCATTGCCCTCGACTGTGATGTGCTCCAGGCCGACGGTGGCACCCGCACCGCAGCGATCACAGGCGCGTACGTTGCGCTCTGCGACGCGGTCACCTATCTCAACGCCGCGGGCAAGCTGGCCGATCCCCAACCGATCTCGTGCGCGATCGCCGCGGTGAGTGTCGGCGTGGTGGATGGTCGGGTGCGGATCGACCTTCCGTACGAAGAGGATTCGCGCGCCGAGGTGGACATGAACGTGGTCGCCACCGACACCGGCACCCTCGTCGAGATCCAGGGCACAGGCGAAGGTGCGACTTTCCCACGGTCGACCCTCGACCGCCTTCTCGACATGGCGATGCTCGGTACCGAGAAGATTTTCGAGGTCCAGCGTGAGGCTCTGGCCCTGCCGTATCCCGGCACGTTGCCCGAACCCGAGGTGTCCGGCAAGCGCAAGGCTTTCGGTAGCTGA
- a CDS encoding non-canonical purine NTP pyrophosphatase yields the protein MAQRLLVASRNSKKLAELRRFLERAGISGLEVVGLDEVPEYDEAPETGATFEENALAKARDGFAATGLACIADDSGIEVDALRGMPGVLSARWAGRHGDDEANTSLLLGQMRDVPAERRGGAFVSACALVMATGEVVVRGEWRGRIIDAPLGDNGFGYDPVFVPDDEAADGRTAAELSAPEKDSLSHRGRALEQLVPALEELART from the coding sequence ATGGCTCAGCGCCTACTGGTCGCCAGCCGTAACAGCAAGAAGCTCGCCGAACTCCGACGATTCCTCGAGCGTGCGGGCATCAGCGGTCTGGAGGTCGTCGGTCTGGACGAGGTGCCTGAGTACGACGAGGCACCCGAGACCGGCGCCACGTTCGAGGAGAATGCCCTCGCCAAGGCTCGGGACGGGTTTGCCGCCACCGGATTGGCCTGCATCGCAGACGATTCGGGCATCGAGGTGGATGCCCTGCGTGGTATGCCCGGCGTGTTGTCAGCCCGGTGGGCGGGGCGCCACGGCGACGACGAGGCGAACACCTCGCTGCTGCTCGGCCAGATGCGCGACGTACCTGCCGAGCGCCGAGGCGGGGCCTTTGTCTCCGCGTGCGCACTGGTGATGGCTACCGGGGAGGTGGTTGTCCGCGGCGAATGGCGTGGTCGCATCATCGACGCCCCGTTGGGCGACAACGGTTTCGGGTACGACCCCGTTTTTGTACCTGATGACGAGGCGGCGGACGGGCGGACAGCGGCAGAGCTGTCAGCGCCCGAGAAGGATTCGCTCAGTCACCGCGGTCGTGCACTGGAGCAGTTGGTGCCGGCTCTAGAGGAACTGGCCCGTACGTAG
- a CDS encoding DUF3817 domain-containing protein, whose translation MTESPAEQTAPATTATPSKIKGALLRYRVMAWVTGLWLLLLVAELVLKYGFDVDALDFVPIVHGWVYFVYLIMAIDLGIKVRWPLGKAVYTLIAGTIPFLSFWVEHKRTQEIKAQFGV comes from the coding sequence CCGAGTCCCCGGCCGAACAGACCGCGCCCGCAACCACGGCGACGCCGAGCAAGATCAAGGGCGCGTTGCTTCGGTACCGGGTGATGGCGTGGGTCACCGGACTCTGGTTGCTGCTTCTCGTGGCCGAACTGGTCCTCAAATACGGCTTCGACGTCGACGCACTCGACTTCGTGCCGATCGTTCACGGTTGGGTGTACTTCGTGTACCTCATCATGGCTATCGACCTCGGCATCAAAGTTCGCTGGCCTCTGGGCAAGGCTGTCTACACCCTGATCGCCGGCACCATCCCGTTCCTGTCGTTCTGGGTGGAACACAAGCGCACACAAGAGATCAAAGCTCAGTTCGGGGTCTGA